The following proteins are co-located in the Bubalus bubalis isolate 160015118507 breed Murrah chromosome 21, NDDB_SH_1, whole genome shotgun sequence genome:
- the ZNF502 gene encoding zinc finger protein 502 — MLNMQGAEERAIGREICPGWMNKPAPEQDGTDIELPGVASKRSREDEYQDSTFEEKHICENMKENPPREAPGPRFFREGFGAITFIHKEAPPEMISQEYHFERGLLLTSSLVTHLRVSTEESLHKWETSNIHTNEISGHSKCLTLSTQKKSWKCGECGKTFTQRSSFTQHQRTHTRPYTCEECGKTFSRSSFLIRHQRIHTGVKPYECEQCGKTFRCRSFLTQHQRIHTGEKPYKCNECGNSFRNHSHLTEHQRTHTGEKPYKCNRCGKAFSQNTHLIHHQRIHTGEKPYLCNECGSSFRKHSNLTQHQRIHTGEKPYKCDECGKTFHTKANLSQHQRIHTGEKPYKCKECGKAFCQSPSLIKHQRIHTGEKPYKCKECGKAFAQSTPLTKHQRIHTGERPYKCSECGKAFIQSICLIRHQRSHTGEKPYKCNECGKGFNQNTCLTQHMRIHTGEKPYKCQECGKAFAHNTSLTEHHRTHTGEKLYKCSECEKTFRKYAHLSEHYRIHTGEKPYECVDCGKFFRHSSVLFRHQKLHSAE, encoded by the exons ATGTTGAATATGCAAGGAGCTGAAGAGAGAGCGATTGGAAGAGAGATTTGTCCAG GTTGGATGAACAAGCCTGCTCCAGAGCAGGATGGCACTGATATTGAGTTGCCAGGGGTAGCATCAAAGAGATCCCGAGAGGATGAATACCAGGATTCTACGTTTGAAGAAAAACATATATGTGAGAACATGAAGGAAAACCCTCCCAGAGAGGCTCCTGGACCACGCTTTTTCCGAGAAGGTTTTGGAGCAATAACTTTTATCCATAAGGAAGCACCTCCAGAAATGATTAGCCAGGAATATCATTTTGAGAGAGGCTTGCTTTTGACCTCAAGTCTTGTTACACATCTCAGGGTTTCTACAGAAGAGAGCCTACATAAATGGGAGACAAGTAACATACACACCAATGAGATTTCAGGCCACAGTAAATGTTTGACCCTCTCTACACAGAAAAAATCTTGGAAATGTGGTGAATGTGGAAAAACCTTTACTCAGCGCTCATCCTTTACCCAGCATCAGAGAACTCATACAAGACCCTACACATGTGAGGAATGTGGAAAAACTTTTAGTCGTAGCTCATTCCTTATTCGACATcaaagaattcatactggagtGAAACCATATGAGTGTGAGCAGTGTGGGAAAACATTTAGATGTCGATCATTTCTTACTCAGCATCAGAGaatccacactggagagaaaccgtATAAATGTAACGAATGTGGGAATTCCTTCCGCAATCATTCACATCTCactgaacaccagagaactcatactggagaaaaaccttacaaatgtaataGATGTGGGAAGGCCTTCAGTCAGAACACACACCTCATTcatcatcagagaattcacactggtGAGAAACCTTATTTATGCAATGAATGTGGCTCTTCTTTTCGCAAACACTCAAATCTTACacaacatcagagaattcacactggggaaaaaccatataaatgtgatgagtgtgggaAAACTTTCCATACAAAGGCAAACCTCTCTcagcatcagagaattcatactggagagaaaccctataaatgtaaggaatgtgggaaagccttttGTCAGAGCCCATCCCTTATTAAACACcagcgaattcatactggagaaaaaccGTATAAATGTAAGGAATGTGGCAAAGCTTTTGCTCAGAGCACCCCACTCACtaaacatcagagaattcatacaggAGAAAGACCCTACAAATGCAGTGAATGTGGTAAAGCTTTCATTCAGAGCATTTGCCTTATTCGGCATCAGAGAAGtcacactggagaaaaacccTATAAATGCAATGAATGTGGAAAGGGCTTTAACCAGAATACCTGCCTCACTCAGCATATGAGAATTCATACCGGAGAGAAGCCCTATAAATGTCaagaatgtgggaaagcctttgCTCACAACACATCTCTTACTGAACATCACAGAACTCACACTGGTGAGAAACTCTATAAATGTAGTGAGTGTGAGAAAACCTTCCGCAAGTATGCACACCTTAGTGAACATTACAGGATTCACACTGGTGAGAAGCCTTATGAGTGTgttgactgtggaaaattctttagacATAGTTCAGTCCTTTTCAGACATCAGAAACTTCACAGTGCTGAATAA